In the genome of Tachysurus vachellii isolate PV-2020 chromosome 9, HZAU_Pvac_v1, whole genome shotgun sequence, one region contains:
- the pdp2 gene encoding pyruvate dehydrogenase [acetyl-transferring]-phosphatase 2, mitochondrial, translating to MAARLLQQLGRSSRARLSAGVPPAAGVQLVQTRGRRSDREHGPELELQLSRLHVDALLRTNEQFVRVPEFDGRGGLSPVLKFESNQLAANCPLEDRRSSATCLRTRGLLFGVFDGHGGHANAQVVSERLPYYVAVAMMSESSLEDLEASMETLRPVPPILQWYRHHNDHVYRESAALYINHLRVFWQELLASEEHGDGMNPSDALSYAFQRLDADLSLEAQVPLASDLMRNTAVQAAFAGCTACLAHIGPEGIYVANAGDCRAVLGVQESDGSWSALPLSQDHNTTNSAEVERVLSQHPSSERQTVIVDDRLLGVLMPLRAFGDVRFKWSRELQQSVLENGGCDSEALNIYQYAPPNYLTPPYLEATPEVTYHRLRPQDRFLILASDGLWDEMDNEEAVRLVAEHLTGIHLQAPVSVSQQKFSLGQMHQLLLQRQARATPALDLNAATHLIRHALGTNEYGEMDQERLAAMLALPDDLARMYRDDITITVIYFNSSLNKTSRNPL from the coding sequence ATGGCCGCGCGTCTCCTGCAGCAGCTCGGCCGGTCGAGTCGTGCACGTTTGTCCGCTGGTGTTCCTCCTGCTGCCGGTGTGCAGCTCGTACAGACACGGGGAAGGAGATCAGACCGAGAACATGGACCTGAGCTGGAGCTCCAGCTGAGCCGCCTGCATGTGGACGCGCTGCTGCGCACTAATGAGCAGTTTGTACGAGTTCCGGAGTTTGATGGACGCGGAGGTCTGAGTCCGGTGCTGAAGTTCGAAAGCAATCAGCTCGCTGCTAATTGTCCTCTAGAGGACCGGCGCAGCAGCGCCACCTGCCTACGGACGCGGGGGCTGCTGTTCGGTGTGTTTGATGGTCACGGTGGTCACGCCAATGCTCAGGTGGTCAGTGAGCGTCTGCCTTATTATGTTGCTGTAGCGATGATGTCAGAGTCCAGCCTGGAGGATCTGGAGGCTTCCATGGAGACGTTACGGCCAGTACCACCGATTCTGCAGTGGTACAGACACCACAATGACCACGTATACCGAGAGTCTGCTGCTCTTTACATCAATCACTTGCGTGTTTTCTGGCAGGAGCTGCTCGCCAGCGAAGAGCACGGAGATGGAATGAACCCCAGCGACGCCCTCAGCTATGCTTTCCAGCGCCTGGACGCGGATCTTTCTCTGGAGGCGCAAGTCCCTCTGGCGAGTGATCTGATGCGGAACACGGCGGTACAGGCGGCTTTTGCAGGGTGCACGGCTTGTCTCGCTCATATAGGACCCGAAGGAATTTACGTAGCGAACGCCGGAGACTGTCGAGCCGTGCTCGGAGTGCAGGAAAGTGACGGGAGCTGGAGCGCGCTGCCTCTTTCACAGGACCACAACACAACCAACTCAGCTGAAGTGGAGCGAGTACTCTCTCAGCATCCATCTAGTGAGCGCCAGACGGTCATCGTGGACGACAGGCTGCTCGGCGTGTTGATGCCCCTGCGAGCTTTTGGAGATGTTCGGTTTAAATGGAGTCGTGAGCTGCAGCAGAGTGTGTTAGAAAATGGAGGCTGTGACTCAGAGGCACTAAATATTTATCAATACGCACCACCTAATTACCTCACGCCACCGTACCTTGAGGCCACACCTGAGGTCACTTATCACCGTCTGCGCCCTCAGGACCGCTTCCTCATCCTGGCGTCGGACGGGTTGTGGGATGAAATGGACAACGAAGAGGCGGTCCGGCTGGTGGCAGAACATTTAACCGGCATCCACCTGCAGGCTCCTGTCTCGGTCAGCCAGCAAAAGTTCAGCCTGGGACAGATGCACCAGCTGCTGCTACAGCGCCAGGCACGTGCCACCCCCGCACTCGACCTCAATGCAGCTACACATCTGATTCGCCACGCTCTCGGTACAAACGAGTATGGAGAGATGGACCAGGAGAGACTAGCAGCCATGTTGGCGCTCCCAGATGACCTGGCACGCATGTACCGTGATGACATCACCAtcactgtgatttattttaactCTAGTCTCAACAAAACTTCACGGAACCCTTTGTGA